The Nicotiana tomentosiformis chromosome 2, ASM39032v3, whole genome shotgun sequence genome includes the window AGGTTACTATACCATTGTCTCAACCACTCAGCCATCTCCTGAGCACAAACTACGAACTGGTTCTTGCAACATTTACAATTTTATAAAGATGAAGCATCTCCTGGGATGTCGATTACCATGGATGGACCTCCATGAAGTTTATCATAGTAAGTGTCAACACGGGATCCATGAAAATGTGCATGTAAATCTTAAAGCTCAGACAGGCAGAGAAATATTCTCCAATCAGAATGATGTAAAATTAGAGAGATTGATCACTGATTTGTAATTTCCTCAATAAGTCTGTTGAAGGACCACTTCTACCTAGAATCTACTTGGTTGAAGTCACCACGACAGATGCATAAGCAGTCGCAACTGATGTACCTTCAGAGGGACTTCAATTGATAACAAAACCGCTACGCGATATGTTTCCTTTTACTCATTGAGGTTTCCTtataatttatggaataagagcTTCCTTCAATTTCACATAATTGGATATAATAGATCATATGTACAAAGTCTCATAGTCGAGCACCAAAAAATGAAGATAAAGAAAATCGGAGCTCCTAACAGCACATAAAAGGACATTATCGCACTACATTATTATAAATGTAGAAAAACACTTAAAACATCTCACTTTGATGCAGACAACCTGACGAGGAGAATACTATGTAACAGATTCAGCAACAGAGACAGTCTGCTGTCCAGCTTTGCTCAACTATTTCATGCACCCTCCTGTTGTATTCGCACTTGTTCTCGCTAAACAGCTGTGCTGCTTCTGCATTAGCTGCTGAGTTAGTGTTTGGATCACAGAGCAACGACTGCAGTAGGAAAAAACGCATATCAGGGAGCTACTTACCAGCAATCCAGCATAGATGTTAATGGTTATAGGTTATACTTATACAGATCATTTTCTTTAGCTCAGGAAGATGCTGAAAAATGCTAACTTTTGACCCAGTTACGATTATAAAAATtgacttgatttttttttttttttttttttgataatacAAAAGTTTCATTAGTAAACACCAAGTGGTGTAAAAAATGACTTGTTTATATGTCCATCATCAGAGATTTATCTACCtactttttgaaaataaaatttggaaatttatcaAAGTACACGAGACAATGCTAACCACCAATTTTTGAATTAACAATGACAAAAATAACTAAAATACCAGTGCCAAGAAAAGCTGCTGACTCACTAAATAGTACTAGGTATGTGCAACTAATGAGAGCATTTTTTACATGGGAATTAAACTTATGTAAAAATTTGCTTGAAACAATTAAGTTAGAGAAATGAAGAAAGACTTGCTTCTGTGGATTAAATTATCAAAACTAAACACGGATATTCAAAATTGTAAATCTTAACCTACTAGTAATCTCAAGAGAGAAGTGAAAACTTGTGAATCAGCATGGAGAATAGTGTCACTCTGAGACACATCCATGTTATCTTCAGGCTACAAACTTGTGCATGATGCTTCTTTTCTTCCTCTATTCATATGTTCAACCAAACTACTGACTGATGATCCTCAACAGTGATGGACTACTAGTTCAATATCTAAAGTAAGAAACTGGAATTCACAGCTATAAAGCAGAACAGGTCATAGGTTGTCCATACGGGAAATGCATCCACGCATccaccacccccccccccccccaaaaccaaAATAATAATCATTTTAATTCCTCAAAATTATTTATGGAAACGAAGCATGGTGTTGCATTTAGAACGTCTCATAATACCTGTATTGAGATAAGTATAGCAGCTACATCATATATAGGTCTCCACTCATTTTGCAAGATGTCCAAAGAAATACTTCCATCAGCATAAACTGAGCAACAATAAGCAAAAGCATAAGAGATCAGGAAAACTATACTAAACATGACAATATGAAAAAGCATAAGATAAGCTAATATGAAATGAAAAAAGAAGCAAAAGTAGGACGCAAGAGGAAAATGTCTACATTTCAAACAAAGTGATTTTACTCCTCTTTCAACAAAAAGTTTAGACATGAACACATTGGATACAAGTGCAAGTAGCACACAGAGGATATCAAGATAAAATAAAAGAAGATCATTTGAAATGGTTTTGTCAAGTTCTATCTAGACCTCCAAATGCACCAGCGTGTAGGTGAAAAACCATGGTGGTTGGAAGTGTTAAAGGGAGACAAGGTGGACCTAAAATCACGTGAAGGAAAGTGGTTTTGACAGGCTAACAATCTATTCAAATTCATGCAAACTTGGCAAAAAGTAAAGTACAATGGAAGAAATAGATCTATACAAGCGATACGAATTAGTTATGATTAAGGCTTAGTTTTATTGGTATGCTCGCTCAGCTCAATATCCGTTAGGGGCTTTTTTAATCTTGTTGGAGGATTGTATATCAATAGAAAATGTAGAGAGAACTTCTAGGATTTGAGAACCTAATTTATTGAACATTGGAATGATCTGGGTCAAATGGCGTAAAATAGATAGTGATGATTCATATAGCCACTAGCCAGCCCCAACTAATTTGGCATTGATGATTAGTTGTGATTGTTTTTGCAAAAGACTTGACAATGTTACGATATAAAACCAAACCTACCTTGCCCTCCTTGCATAACAATACACGCATACAAACACCCACATATGTGAACGCAAAAGAGAAAATGCAATCAGACTTATAGTTCGACAATTTATAGTACAATGAACGTTCTTATCCTCTCAAAGGATTACAACTCTGCTAAGAGATAAAGAGGAGTAGAAAAAGAGGGGTGAGATATACTTCAGCTACTTACTATTTGGATGGAACATCCTGGACATAAAGTACACTTTTGGTGGCCTGTTAGGATAATCCTCAGTAAATTGAAGTGTCAGCTTAAACGTGCCTGTAAGCAAACAATATCACCAAACAATCAAAGTTAGGGCAGAAGGATATTTAACTTAGGAAAGGACACTGGTTATGCACCCACTACCAATTCTAGAAAACCTTCTTCACTGGGAGGATAAAACAAGAAAATTTCAGCATTGAAGGCACAAAGCAAATTGCCTACAAAGACTCCTGAATTACAATTCTGCAACTCAAACTGGACCATATCGACACAAGAAATCTTCACTGATGCAACTAACTTTCTGATATAAAACATATAGGGGCACCATATTTGTTCATACAATTGCCAAGGCATAAATAAGTCTCATGAGGCATAGGTACGACGGAGTGATATCCAAACAAAAGGTATTCATGAGCAACATTGCCTCACCTCCATCCCAGGGAGTGTCATCGGGGCTGCATTTCAAGGAAAGAAAAGCTATAAGTACAAATATACTGCTGTTTGGGCAGGGAGCAATCAGTTTCAAATTCCAATTAGTTATGGTACCATGATTTTCAATCAATTCCAAATGTCATACCCGAATATAACAGCATTCCATAGCATTATATTGTTGCCATAAGGTGCACCATTGATGCCTAGAGGAGGATCGTGCACTAACCGCTTGAAATCCGTCATCAATCTTTTCCTCGCTGGTGTTGACATCCTCACTGCCTAATTAAGAAATCACAATTCAAATAAACACAAAACTCAATAAAGAGCCTTATTGTCCATGATTACTAAGGCAGCTAAAACATATCGAACTTTAGACCAAAGCCCTGGAGGCAGTATATACTAGGCTTCTGTCTGAGGCAAGCTTCGAATCTGTGATGTGCGCCCAATGCACACTGCACATGCTCGCTCTTACCACTTAACCAAATCCCTGGAGGCAGTAAACTTATTATTGTGTGTGTATTGAAAAAAATCAACTATATAGTTAGAGTAAAAGTAACAGAACGACCCCGCACGAGCTGCCAATCTGCCACAAAGCTATATGGGCCTATATATGAGGCAACCAAATGCTACAAAATTAAATCAAGGCAAAACAGAGGattgcaacaacaacaactactacacCTCAATCCCAAGCAATAACTAAGGAGTAATGCAATAAGTAAAAATTATCGATTCACTAGGGTTGATGTGAAAAACGCACAGCCCAAAAATCAATCACGTGAATTGATGCAGAAAAGCATAGGTAAGGGGAAGATCGATTTACCTGAGAGCAAAAGCGGCAATATAATTTGAAAGATAGTGGACGGCGTTTGAATTTAAGCTTGGAGAATCGGCCGCCCAGATTAGTGTCCCCTTTGCAATCGGCAACTTAAAGAGTGAAAATTTGAGTTTGATTtgcgtgatatatatatatatatatatatatatatatatatatatatatatatatatggagggCTCCATGTCAGATCTTACATGGCATGCATTGCACGAAATAGCCACTCTTGTAGACATGCATTTaacaaattattttttcaaacttaaatgCTTGATTTTTAACTTTTAGTTTATTCTATTTCTGCCCCTAAAATTTTTGAAACTTGCTCTCACCGAGGCATCCTGATGGTCGAAGGGACGGAGACAACATTGAGGAATGAGGAATCAAAGtttcaaaattttcataaatGGTTATATAACTATAACTAAATAAAATATTCAGGTAAATTTCACAAATACTTATATAACTATAACTATTTTTCACTAAAATtatataactttattttctcacacaaaaaatCATCAAACTTTCACTAACTTACATATAAATCATAGTGACCGAAAAATACAATTTTTCGATAGTATTTTCTTAATCTaggttttttaatttttatttcagtctaataaataataactcaattaaaATAGGAAAAACAAATTTAGCCACTTTAAAAATAATAtctgataatatatatatatatatatatatatatatatatatatatattgctaaCATACTACGTGAAGGTAGTAAGTTAGCAAAATACCCATTTTTGCTTTACCTAAAATACCACTATTAATTGCCCATCGTCTTGATAAATTTTAAACAAAATTGTCATTTTACTTTCAAATGAAAAATATGCTACAGAGTACAGACCTGCATTTACAATTGAATTGATTCCCCACATTCCTATCTCTTGCCCAAAATCCCAATCCCTCGTCTCATTTCATCTCACAAAGTTCAAGCATAAATCTATAACCCAACAAAGAAATTAAAGACCCACACTTTATACAACAATTTGTAAAAGGACGCAACCAACTCATTTTATTGTCGCAGAAATTTAATGCATGCAGCCTCTTCTTCAGCAATCGAACTTAGATATCAATCGgcagcaaaagaaaaaaaaaagtcagCGTAGACTTTGTGCAAGATGCAATGAGTTCTCGTGAGGAAAGAGGACAAGCTTTAATGACGGCAAACTCAAATTTACAGAATTTTGAAGTAATATAAGTGAAACAATATTGGTCAACATTGGAAgaagaaatttttaaaaaaaaattaaggttGGAGTATTTGAGAAGAACCATGGCTGAATAAGCTCCCTTTTTCCCACCATGAATTATAGAGTGAAGATTTAAGTTCAGGTGAAATCAAGAGAAGAGGGAAGAAATTTGATTTTTTAGTTTAAAAGACGAAAATGCCCATGTCTTTAATGTCTTGGCAAAGTTAGTAGAGTTATTAACAGGGGGTATTTTAGGTAAAGCAAAAATGGATACCTTGCTGACTTACTACCTTCACGTAGTATGTTAGCAAGaccctctatatatatatatatatacaagtatctatgaacgtgtgttgcacgttaataatggcatttaaacatttatttatatgaaaaacaataaaattaaattaatgagaaattttttatgtataatagtacaacaatcatctaaatatcaaaaaatattattacgttagcataatacatgaatttaaaataaaaggacatcatcaaaacttacacaaatgatcaattttgtcatgttagttaaataataatgtattgtagtttaaaagtacttaatgtgatggtatcttaacgaacacttctttgtggataatttttttttgtgtatgttttctCCTAATGCGTTGGTTACtctgccttaaccagaactcttgttgtcgatcttgatattcCGCTTGAAAGTGCAAtatacagttgttcgtgcaagaaaacatattgcggtaaatatagttcaatatttagggtccttgtgctttatttattatattttcaaaacataaatatattaaaaattattttcgcacacatttaaaaggatattctttagtttcggaagacaAAAATTGAATTCagagataagaatatacttagaagcacattgaccaatatcataatttttgcatgtatgacgttattgtcaaaacttctatataccatttgtgtgttattacataagctattcggcgtatctaagtctttcagtagcatgacagacatatttttcttcaaaatcaacctatatactatggaagatcaattttaacttagtctattatatatgcggtgacactaacatacgtaagaaataataaacttgataACAAATATGtgtggtagaaggccatttggtattaaagtatttaagtattgtttttagtagtaattattggtatcattttctactgagtcaaaaacagaaaaatattttatttttactataaaaatttggaatcaaccttttatttaattgatcaacatattcatttctgctaactaagatatctttttaattgtatcatgcgatttgcacaaattgcattttaatccaatgatagaaatatttctcttattaaatgcactactattaccattgagattgataaccaagtgttcaggaagaagcaaatcatcttttattagaTGTTCTTCTTCATTTCCAACATGAAGGAAGAAGACACTGAATATGTTAttactttatttttcttgttagttgaatctttttcatttgaggccagaagtataactttggcaagctagcttttaagtctctgcttttgtcgattttggaacttgACATAAATTGCcccccaaaccattaattttccaccaaacagttcattaatatccaatatatgtCTAGAACTCTGAAaaattatttcgatcgtttgacacttagccataagtgcttcatcccatattatcaattttgctttccttataaatgtCACGTCCCGAACCTGGGAAGCGAGActggcactcggtgcctcacctattcttgcgtaccaacttgcgactaagggactctgaacatatgatgtcatactttggccatgggccacatggaaagataatttgcgaagcaaaatataaaattgaatggaaactaacgctgactaaacatcaatataaggcTGGGTCGACAAGGTAattacatacaaggcctacaagctcagcatactgcactaactgataggatgtgtctacaagactctactgatggatgtactatgatcggaacagggcctcgatctactcataacatatatacatagatACACAAGATGTATACAAAACTccagacccggcaactccgaaggacgtggagcttaccgatcaagctgaactcgggcaacacctactgaggaggtctactcatATGTCTATCTGAATCctcacgcatgaaatgcagcatccccagaaaaagggacgttagtacgaaataatgtaccgagtatgtatggcaataaaataactgaaagttaaaattgaactgataatataataactgaaagtaactaggagtcaaagataatctgtttacctgctgatactgactcaactctctcaatatagtaagtaaaatagctgtccggccttataaggctcgttATATGTAACTGctttgccgtagtaggctcgctcataggcgctcagccatactaggctctgtatctcggccattctgggctcgctcataggcgctcggccacagtaggctcggtatataacttaccatctgatcagagattgCCCAATATGGGCTTGctcaccgattatagctcgatggtggtcaaaaaactgtaatactatatatatatatatatatatatatatatatatagaccctatgctctcttgactggaagaagacaatactcaatggAATATAaggtcccgataagggagaatactgtaacttatgagactagaaaaaTGTACATAAAGTcaggaatatgaatttctctttatgcctcgtattcaaactcatgtagttacgagatcatgccaaaatgaaggaaagtttagccttaacatacctgagccgattctcttgacaattcttccaacacacatcaattgcggcaacatgtaacggcggatcgaagtaggagaaaatccatatgatattcttgagaaagattgcaccgtactcccttagaatcgctaAATTTCGTTGCTATTACCTTATGAAATCTCGTATGAATTTGTTGTAGCTTCATCCATAACTTAGCAAATATAAGCATTCCTCTTTAAAGCTTAtgaataatatttttaagtaGGAATGGAATGTTTGCTTACAACAAGCAAGGAAATGATTATGGCCCTAACATTTTTGGCTTTCTTGATAACATTTTTTTACCAAATGAGATAAAGTGCTTATCTCTTTAAAGGTTTCCATCTTGCAAATTTATTTAAGAGTCACCTAATGTCTCTTACATGGGTGCCACGCTAGGGGAAATTTTCCAATCAACAATTATCCACTTAatttcttaattaatttattaatcctccattaatcaataattacccgattatccacataattaaaaattaactcaaattacttaaaatactactcacgtttaacacacttcatacatcttactatcatggtcatatggtaccttatatggcactagtccataaatacccggtattatagctcgggccgtattttatccccaaattgtCCAACTCCGACGAAACTCTTTTTTTTTCGATtctcttaccctctcaccttaacgaatttacttatcacttgcttgaaatagtataatgcttataatctcaaaataatctcattcccgaacttacgttgcttaact containing:
- the LOC104121614 gene encoding ubiquitin-conjugating enzyme E2 2-like isoform X2, translated to MSTPARKRLMTDFKRLVHDPPLGINGAPYGNNIMLWNAVIFGPDDTPWDGGTFKLTLQFTEDYPNRPPKVYFMSRMFHPNIYADGSISLDILQNEWRPIYDVAAILISIQSLLCDPNTNSAANAEAAQLFSENKCEYNRRVHEIVEQSWTADCLCC
- the LOC104121614 gene encoding ubiquitin-conjugating enzyme E2 2-like isoform X1 produces the protein MCSVHWAHITDSKLASDRSLAVRMSTPARKRLMTDFKRLVHDPPLGINGAPYGNNIMLWNAVIFGPDDTPWDGGTFKLTLQFTEDYPNRPPKVYFMSRMFHPNIYADGSISLDILQNEWRPIYDVAAILISIQSLLCDPNTNSAANAEAAQLFSENKCEYNRRVHEIVEQSWTADCLCC